Proteins co-encoded in one Ictalurus furcatus strain D&B chromosome 9, Billie_1.0, whole genome shotgun sequence genomic window:
- the LOC128613066 gene encoding tubulin beta-4B chain-like yields the protein MGSLLISKIREEYPDNMMSTFSVVPSPNVSDVALEPYNTIPSIKQLVEYTHEMFCIDNEALYNICFRTLKLTTPTYGDLNHLVSATMSGVTTCFRFPGQLNADLRKLAINTVPFPRLHFFIPGFAPLTSRRSQQYLALTVPELTQQMFDARNMMAACDPLYCRYLAVTAIFRGRMSMSEVDEQMLNVQNPNSRCFLGGIPDNVKTAVCDIPQRGFTMAATSIGNNTAIQEVFRHILEQFRDLFRRRYFLHWYIGEGVNETEFTKTESTVDDLVSEYLQYEYITAEEEGEFEEEAEEELP from the coding sequence ATGGGCTCGCTGCTCATCAGCAAGATCCGTGAGGAGTATCCTGACAACATGATGAGCACGTTCAGTGTTGTGCCGTCTCCTAACGTCTCAGACGTTGCGTTGGAGCCCTACAACACCATTCCATCTATTAAACAACTGGTGGAGTACACTCATGAGATGTTCTGCATTGACAATGAAGCACTTTATAACATCTGTTTCCGCACTTTAAAGCTCACAACTCCCACTTATGGCGATCTCAACCATCTTGTTTCTGCCACCATGAGTGGTGTAACCACCTGCTTCCGTTTTCCTGGGCAGCTCAACGCTGACCTGCGAAAACTGGCTATCAATACGGTGCCCTTCCCTCGTCTGCACTTCTTCATTCCTGGTTTTGCCCCACTCACCAGCAGGAGGAGCCAGCAGTACCTTGCGCTCACTGTGCCTGAACTAACACAACAGATGTTTGATGCCAGGAATATGATGGCGGCCTGTGATCCACTCTATTGCCGCTACCTGGCTGTGACTGCTATCTTCCGGGGCCGCATGTCTATGAGTGAGGTGGATGAGCAAATGCTCAATGTGCAAAACCCAAACAGCAGATGTTTTTTGGGAGGGATCCCTGACAATGTCAAAACAGCTGTATGTGACATCCCACAAAGAGGGTTTACGATGGCTGCCACCTCGATTGGCAACAACACAGCCATCCAGGAGGTGTTCAGACATATCTTGGAGCAGTTCAGAGACTTGTTCAGGAGAAGGTACTTCCTGCATTGGTACATAGGAGAAGGAGTGAATGAGACCGAGTTCACTAAGACAGAGAGCACCGTGGATGACCTTGTGTCTGAGTACCTGCAGTACGAGTATATCACAGCTGAAGAGGAGGGCGAGTTTGAGGAAGAGGCAGAAGAGGAATTGCCATAA